A single genomic interval of uncultured Cohaesibacter sp. harbors:
- a CDS encoding AAA family ATPase — MSDKKKELFVDLGSIEAKEIEWLWEPFIPFSMITIMEGDPGVGKSFLAMHLAAQVTIGGVLPDGQKLSKGRVLYLSAEDDAAYTIRPRIDAMGGDPDRIRVQGDFLSLDEKGLAALMREVRRQPPDLLILDPLFAYVPSGQDMYKPNVIRQLLSFLKEIAEAGEAAVLIIRHLTKAKYDKAIYRGGGSMDVIGAARSAFLVCEHPNDSSTKLVVHIKHNIAPRGQTQTYELYSEEEGEMARLNWLGPSDITIDDLISPTEGKRASALDEAIEFLRVFLKNGRQPTTTVEKEAAARDISEKTLERARRSLFIKSSKIKNKWYLSLPEEE, encoded by the coding sequence ATGAGCGACAAAAAGAAGGAACTGTTCGTCGACCTTGGGTCCATCGAAGCAAAAGAAATTGAGTGGCTTTGGGAGCCATTCATTCCTTTCAGCATGATTACCATCATGGAGGGCGACCCCGGCGTGGGGAAGTCTTTCCTCGCTATGCATTTGGCTGCGCAGGTTACTATTGGTGGCGTGCTACCTGACGGTCAAAAGCTATCGAAGGGCCGTGTGCTGTATCTGAGTGCCGAGGACGATGCAGCCTATACGATACGCCCGCGCATTGACGCGATGGGAGGCGATCCTGATCGCATTCGTGTGCAGGGCGATTTCCTGTCTCTTGATGAAAAGGGGCTGGCTGCGCTGATGCGTGAAGTGCGCCGACAGCCACCTGACTTGCTGATCCTCGACCCGCTGTTCGCTTATGTGCCGAGTGGTCAGGACATGTACAAGCCGAACGTCATCCGTCAGCTTTTGTCCTTCCTGAAGGAAATCGCTGAGGCTGGTGAAGCTGCTGTGCTGATCATTCGCCACTTGACCAAGGCAAAGTATGACAAGGCGATTTATCGAGGTGGTGGGTCAATGGACGTGATCGGTGCTGCGCGTTCTGCGTTTCTCGTTTGTGAGCATCCCAATGATAGCAGCACAAAGCTGGTCGTGCATATCAAGCACAATATCGCACCGAGGGGTCAGACGCAGACATATGAGCTTTACTCTGAGGAGGAAGGCGAAATGGCCCGTCTCAATTGGCTGGGGCCATCAGACATCACGATTGATGACCTGATCAGTCCGACCGAAGGCAAGCGCGCGTCTGCGCTAGACGAGGCCATTGAGTTCCTGCGCGTCTTCCTGAAAAACGGCCGTCAGCCAACGACCACAGTTGAGAAGGAGGCCGCAGCACGTGACATTTCTGAAAAGACTCTGGAACGTGCCCGTCGCTCGCTGTTCATCAAATCCTCCAAGATCAAAAACAAATGGTATCTGAGTTTGCCAGAGGAAGAATAA
- a CDS encoding DNA-primase RepB domain-containing protein: MKKSTYHNDLKNLFEDLEDDKAVIRAQEQFLRRFWDGFTMADYPSYGLFSFKHRKTGRFVEEPMLITGLAKSNGLLARYNRWDWDQYFCPNMFSEPKRLKEYARDTRYAWCDVDDANPKIFEPHPSIIWETSLGRSQAIWIWDSKHKPADAEAHSRALTYRHDGDKNGWSVNKLLRIPGSINHKEGRNEHFVGLLHYDETPISERPKPFAIKGRNYGAMPEALEFDHEAFDPTDVLKKYQADLDPKARALIRHKCPYEKNRSAQIFHITVALHEVGASLDEIASVVWRSAYFQDRYPDDLGALHVELSRILSKIGGSK, encoded by the coding sequence TTGAAAAAGTCGACTTACCACAATGACCTCAAGAACCTGTTCGAGGACCTTGAAGACGACAAGGCCGTCATTCGTGCTCAAGAGCAGTTCCTCAGGCGCTTTTGGGATGGGTTCACCATGGCTGATTATCCATCTTACGGATTATTTTCGTTCAAGCACCGCAAAACGGGTAGGTTCGTGGAAGAACCGATGCTGATCACCGGACTTGCAAAGTCCAACGGCCTTTTGGCGCGATATAACCGTTGGGATTGGGATCAATATTTTTGCCCCAATATGTTCAGTGAGCCAAAGCGCCTGAAGGAATATGCGCGAGATACGCGCTATGCATGGTGCGACGTTGACGATGCCAACCCCAAAATCTTCGAGCCTCACCCCTCGATCATATGGGAGACGTCTTTAGGACGGTCTCAAGCCATCTGGATTTGGGACAGTAAGCATAAACCTGCAGACGCCGAGGCGCATTCTCGTGCTTTAACCTATCGACACGATGGGGACAAGAACGGTTGGTCGGTCAACAAGCTGCTGCGCATTCCGGGATCTATCAACCACAAGGAAGGACGAAATGAGCATTTTGTTGGTTTGCTTCACTACGACGAGACGCCCATCTCAGAGCGTCCCAAGCCTTTCGCGATAAAGGGCCGTAACTACGGTGCCATGCCCGAGGCGCTGGAATTCGACCACGAGGCATTTGATCCAACTGACGTCCTCAAGAAGTATCAAGCTGATCTTGATCCGAAGGCAAGGGCACTCATCAGACATAAGTGTCCTTACGAGAAAAATCGTTCAGCGCAAATTTTCCACATCACGGTAGCCCTTCATGAAGTCGGCGCGTCGCTGGATGAAATCGCTAGCGTCGTGTGGCGCAGCGCATATTTTCAGGACCGATACCCTGACGATCTTGGCGCACTTCATGTCGAGCTTTCACGCATCCTTTCTAAGATTGGAGGCTCAAAATGA
- a CDS encoding AlpA family phage regulatory protein — MKQSEQQQMILGRDDLRKIGIKVSNSSLLRWEQNGRFPRRMRLAGTRVAWLKDEVDQWLQARAEERKRHVYADF, encoded by the coding sequence ATGAAACAGTCTGAACAACAGCAGATGATCCTTGGTCGTGACGACCTTCGGAAGATCGGTATCAAGGTCAGTAATTCCAGCTTATTGCGCTGGGAGCAGAATGGTCGTTTCCCTCGTCGTATGCGCCTTGCTGGCACCCGTGTCGCTTGGCTGAAGGATGAAGTCGATCAGTGGCTTCAGGCACGTGCTGAGGAACGTAAACGGCACGTTTATGCTGACTTCTAA
- a CDS encoding tyrosine-type recombinase/integrase: MKQILTTKSIEALKPAIVNRYEVRDAKVQGLHIRVSTSGTKIFCVFIRQDGKRRRLKIGSYPMVSLADARRKAMELARDAELGVLQPQEASEKQACPTLGDKIPEFIRLYAKPNTKDWKGTQSILSKFDPIARKPLDEIKRTDVVRILDDIVASGTPTRANRALAAIKKLMNWCVDRGVIEISPVAHLRPPTREKSRDRVLSHAEMHTLWHAAISEGYPFKQFVQVLMLTGQRRGEVAGMRWSEVDLDEGIWTLPANRVKNGRLHVVPLSTQAIDILKSIPRFLNSDLVLTTTGKTPISGFGRLKERLALSLPDSTEDWRFHDFRRTVSTEMARLGVQPHVIDAVTNHKSGVVSGVAATYNRYTYLDEKCEALQQWANELERLVAKDALEKNAEKK, translated from the coding sequence ATGAAACAGATACTTACAACTAAATCGATAGAAGCGTTGAAGCCTGCGATTGTCAATCGCTATGAGGTGCGTGATGCCAAAGTGCAGGGTTTGCACATAAGAGTTTCAACATCTGGCACCAAGATATTTTGTGTCTTCATCCGTCAAGATGGGAAGAGGCGGCGACTGAAAATCGGCTCTTACCCCATGGTGTCTTTAGCTGATGCGCGTCGTAAGGCGATGGAACTGGCAAGGGATGCTGAACTCGGTGTCTTGCAGCCACAGGAAGCCAGTGAGAAGCAGGCATGCCCAACGCTAGGCGACAAGATCCCTGAATTCATCAGGCTCTATGCTAAGCCAAACACCAAGGACTGGAAGGGCACACAAAGCATCCTTAGCAAGTTTGATCCAATCGCCAGGAAACCACTTGATGAAATCAAGCGTACCGATGTTGTGCGCATCCTTGACGATATCGTTGCATCAGGAACACCGACACGGGCGAACCGAGCGCTGGCTGCGATCAAAAAGCTGATGAACTGGTGTGTTGATCGTGGCGTCATCGAAATATCGCCTGTGGCTCACCTGAGGCCTCCCACGAGGGAAAAATCGCGTGACCGCGTGCTGTCACATGCTGAAATGCACACGCTTTGGCATGCCGCTATTTCTGAGGGTTATCCCTTCAAGCAATTCGTGCAGGTCCTGATGCTGACTGGGCAGCGAAGGGGTGAAGTCGCTGGGATGCGTTGGTCAGAGGTCGATCTTGATGAGGGCATTTGGACCTTGCCAGCCAATCGCGTGAAAAATGGTCGGTTGCATGTAGTACCATTGTCAACGCAGGCAATCGATATTCTCAAATCCATCCCTCGGTTTCTGAATAGCGATCTGGTTTTAACTACCACAGGTAAGACCCCCATTTCTGGCTTTGGTCGTTTGAAAGAGCGCCTTGCTCTGTCTTTGCCTGATAGCACTGAGGATTGGCGCTTCCATGATTTCAGGCGCACGGTGTCAACCGAGATGGCAAGGCTCGGCGTCCAGCCTCATGTCATCGACGCAGTGACCAACCATAAGTCGGGAGTGGTTTCTGGCGTTGCGGCAACCTATAATCGTTACACCTATCTGGATGAAAAATGCGAGGCGCTACAACAATGGGCGAACGAATTGGAGAGGTTGGTGGCGAAGGACGCTTTGGAGAAGAATGCCGAAAAGAAATAG
- a CDS encoding GNAT family N-acetyltransferase, translated as MINPEDQKYIIEPFDPDKHDRTAFSCGVEQVDNFFKKTANKLAKAGNLRVYVMTDNEGAVIGYYALNAHSIDYQDLPKKFARTRPSHGYIPAAFIAMIGVDQKYAGHGFGGDLLVNALTRVEQAADEIGIGVVLLDVLDDGMPESIERRLALYQRYGFQPLPSNPLRLFLLVATVRELIS; from the coding sequence GTGATAAATCCAGAAGATCAGAAATACATCATAGAGCCGTTCGATCCAGACAAACATGATCGGACGGCTTTTTCCTGTGGTGTTGAGCAGGTTGATAATTTCTTCAAGAAGACGGCGAATAAACTGGCCAAAGCTGGCAATTTGCGTGTTTACGTCATGACGGATAACGAGGGGGCAGTCATCGGCTACTATGCCCTCAATGCGCATTCTATCGACTATCAGGATTTGCCCAAGAAATTTGCGCGAACAAGGCCGTCGCACGGTTATATTCCTGCGGCTTTCATTGCTATGATTGGTGTTGACCAAAAATACGCGGGACATGGGTTTGGTGGCGATTTGCTGGTCAATGCATTGACGCGCGTTGAGCAGGCTGCTGATGAGATCGGTATTGGCGTTGTGCTGCTGGATGTGCTTGATGATGGGATGCCAGAATCAATCGAACGCCGATTGGCGCTTTATCAGCGCTATGGGTTCCAACCCTTGCCTTCGAACCCTCTGAGGCTGTTTTTGCTGGTTGCTACCGTGAGAGAGCTAATTAGTTAG
- a CDS encoding DUF1778 domain-containing protein yields MRAFNDTTKSIDERASERMNFRTKPHIKQTIKRAAALSGVDDSVFTMSAAYESALSTIEAHERTVLEPVDHAAFFEALDNPPQATPDLKAAFARHKDRVVSK; encoded by the coding sequence ATGCGTGCGTTCAACGATACGACAAAGTCTATTGATGAGCGGGCCAGCGAGAGAATGAATTTTCGCACCAAACCGCACATCAAGCAAACGATCAAACGCGCAGCAGCCCTTAGCGGGGTTGACGACAGCGTGTTTACGATGAGTGCTGCCTATGAGTCAGCCCTATCTACGATTGAAGCACATGAGCGTACTGTGCTTGAGCCGGTCGATCATGCAGCTTTCTTCGAAGCCTTGGATAATCCACCACAGGCAACACCAGACCTCAAAGCTGCCTTTGCGCGCCACAAAGACCGTGTGGTGTCAAAGTGA